The window GATATGCGTGACTGGGCGCAGCGCCAGCGTCATTGCCATGATTATTTTGGCCATAGACAATCCTTCTTCAAAGACGGTTATTGGCAACTATTGTGCGATATTCATCTAAAACAACCACCGCAAATCATCATCGAAGAAAATTATAAAAACGATCCGGTACTTAGCTTTATGGAGCGCTATTGGAAGTGGCAGCAATTACCCTGGGCAATGATTTTATTTGCGCTCGGAGGCGTTGCCTGGGTAATTTGGGGAATTTGCGCTCGCGTTGCCATATCCATTACCGGCCACTGGCTGATCGGCTATTTTGCACACAATCAAGGTGGTCGAAGTTGGCATATTAATGGGGCATTTGTGCAGGGTTACAATGTACCATTTGCCGCCCTTATCACCATGGGTGAGAGTTGGCATAACAATCACCATGCATTTCCTGGTTCCGCTAAATTGGGCTTGGAAAAAGGTCAACTGGATCCCGGCTCGTGGATGCTAATGCTGATGCAAAAGGCCGGATGGGTCTGGGATATAAAACTTCCTCAACATCTGGCACCGCGCCAAGAGTTAACAGCAAGATCGAATGCATGAAAAAATGCTGGAAAAATTCAATATTCAAGAGAGTGAAGCGCAAGGCAATTGCTTGATTTTAAAAATGTAGCTAAGCGATTTCGACCGCGACCGATACACTTAGCTAATTTTTGGCCTAAATTAAGGTAGTTATTGTTCTGAACTTGGGATAGGTTTGCACTCTAAACCTTCAGGAGTTACAGTGCATGTAGTTTCAATTGCATCAGCTACGGAACCATCAATACTGATAGTTATACCCAATCGAGCACCAGCATCAATCCAATTTTGCAACCCCTCATTACCTTGTTCTGTCCAATTACGAGAACCAGGAGTAGAAAACTCTTCTTCAGTTAAAGGAATATCATTTTTGTCTTTATCAACAGCCTTTATTAATTTTAGAGGTAATGCAGCTCCTAAAGATGGAATAGCTTGAAAATAAGCTGCGGAACCATCATCAAAAGTTACTTTAATTACAATCGGCACAGATGATATTTTATCTGCAATTTGACCTAGAGATGCCCCAAATACTTCCATACGTTGAGCGTAATTAGCACTATCTGTGATGTGTTCAGAAACTTTATTTCTATTGCTGCTCGAGCCAACCATGTGGTAGGCGCTCGTCAAAACTTTTTCGTCAACTTCAAAATTTTCCAACGAACTTGTAAATGCAACCCGTGCAACAATAATATTGTCGTACTTTTCATATTCTTCCGATGTAGGGGTTAAAAGATAAACATTTCTGATATCGGGAACACCAGGTTCAAACGATTTGATAGTAACAACTCTATATTTTTTTAGAACTGAATCTTCAAAATTGGAAATTAGCACCTCAACGGTCGGAGCGCCATCAATATCAGCTTCATATTCCGCTACA is drawn from Thalassotalea sp. PS06 and contains these coding sequences:
- a CDS encoding acyl-CoA desaturase, which produces MNRHPHYENARIKEKGNGNASTGEVKLSLTKTIWFITMCLVATIGGAMTASLETVLLFLTFTGFTLCFGHSLGMHRYLIHQSFQCSKWLGYFLVHLGVITGLGGPFAMIKTHDMRDWAQRQRHCHDYFGHRQSFFKDGYWQLLCDIHLKQPPQIIIEENYKNDPVLSFMERYWKWQQLPWAMILFALGGVAWVIWGICARVAISITGHWLIGYFAHNQGGRSWHINGAFVQGYNVPFAALITMGESWHNNHHAFPGSAKLGLEKGQLDPGSWMLMLMQKAGWVWDIKLPQHLAPRQELTARSNA